A portion of the Spirochaetales bacterium genome contains these proteins:
- the infB gene encoding translation initiation factor IF-2 gives MASEQDKKKKPKTTLIKHRKKSPPESVKETKKKEVKKVVVVKKKVVKVKKKLPSTMIKTEKETKDRTVPGKKDYKSTRREFDNKKPGKTDQNKGFKDKERKFHERDHGKQNRSYYKDGGIKDKRPGGALRRGKEGGKQAPYGKKETPPVAKQKSAIGEGKKQSGRKFYFTKKKNNYQKKKFEEHQEKCIQVKKKQSYKKANPIPKEISIMEVITVSELAKKMNLKASELITKLMVMGMMVTINQQIDAETASILADEYGCKVNIVSLYDETVIECEDDREEDMTSRPPIVTVMGHVDHGKTKLLDAIRTENVVDSEFGGITQHIGAYTVDIHDQKIVFLDTPGHEAFTLMRARGAQLTDIVVLVVAADDGVMPQTIEAINHAREAKVQIIVAINKIDLPDANIEKVKKQLADFDLMPEEWGGHTIFNEISALKKTGIAELLESILLQSEMLELKANDKCRAQGRVIESKIEKGRGIVATVLVERGTLRIGDSFVAGVYPGKIRTIFNDKGDKIDEVTPGLPAEIIGLSGIPDAGDPFQVTENEKIARMIGTKRQELKKLEEAKNLSRVTLDNLYEKFKEGEIKELKVIIKGDVHGSVEALKTALEKLSTREIKLTVINALAGAINESDVNLAAASNAIVIGFHVRPSPAATMIAEREKVEIRKYNVIYDAIDDIKKAMEGLLSPEIREEVVGTAEVRKVFKVPKIGTIAGCYVLTGRIKRGGFVHLVRDGIELYRGKISSLKRFKDDAKEVETGFECGIGIENYNDLKEGDIIESIEVKEFAKTLEESGKDGRNKAKENKKSSQTEDK, from the coding sequence ATGGCTAGTGAACAGGATAAGAAAAAGAAACCTAAAACGACACTCATCAAACACAGGAAAAAAAGTCCGCCGGAATCGGTAAAAGAGACGAAGAAAAAAGAAGTCAAGAAGGTGGTTGTCGTAAAAAAAAAGGTCGTCAAAGTCAAGAAAAAACTTCCTTCGACAATGATAAAAACAGAGAAAGAAACAAAAGACCGGACTGTCCCGGGAAAAAAGGATTACAAATCCACAAGACGGGAGTTCGATAACAAAAAGCCGGGTAAAACAGATCAGAATAAGGGTTTTAAAGATAAAGAGAGGAAGTTCCATGAACGTGATCACGGAAAGCAAAATCGGTCGTATTATAAAGACGGCGGTATAAAAGATAAACGACCGGGCGGTGCCTTGCGGCGCGGCAAGGAAGGCGGCAAACAGGCCCCTTATGGTAAAAAGGAAACCCCGCCGGTCGCAAAACAAAAATCCGCAATAGGCGAAGGTAAAAAACAAAGCGGCAGGAAATTCTATTTCACAAAGAAGAAAAACAATTATCAGAAGAAAAAGTTCGAAGAACACCAGGAAAAATGCATTCAGGTCAAGAAAAAGCAGTCATACAAGAAGGCAAATCCTATACCAAAAGAAATATCAATCATGGAAGTCATAACGGTGTCTGAGCTCGCGAAAAAGATGAACCTGAAAGCCTCGGAACTGATTACCAAACTGATGGTTATGGGAATGATGGTGACGATCAATCAACAGATCGATGCCGAAACCGCTTCGATCCTTGCGGATGAATACGGCTGCAAGGTAAATATCGTGTCGTTGTACGATGAAACGGTTATCGAGTGTGAGGACGACCGTGAAGAGGATATGACCTCTCGGCCGCCGATTGTCACGGTGATGGGTCATGTCGATCACGGAAAAACGAAACTCCTCGACGCAATCCGTACGGAGAATGTCGTCGATTCCGAGTTTGGCGGGATTACCCAGCATATCGGCGCATACACGGTCGATATACACGACCAGAAAATCGTGTTTCTCGATACCCCGGGACATGAAGCGTTCACCCTGATGCGCGCGAGAGGCGCCCAGCTGACCGATATTGTCGTACTGGTCGTTGCCGCAGACGACGGCGTAATGCCGCAGACAATAGAGGCGATCAATCATGCCCGCGAGGCAAAAGTCCAGATCATCGTCGCGATCAATAAAATCGACCTTCCGGACGCGAATATCGAGAAGGTGAAGAAACAACTCGCCGATTTCGATCTTATGCCGGAAGAATGGGGAGGCCATACCATCTTCAATGAAATATCGGCCCTTAAAAAAACGGGCATCGCCGAGTTGCTGGAAAGTATTCTTCTTCAGTCTGAAATGCTGGAACTCAAGGCAAATGACAAATGCAGGGCACAGGGACGGGTCATAGAATCGAAAATCGAAAAAGGGAGGGGCATCGTCGCGACAGTCCTGGTCGAAAGGGGTACATTGCGGATTGGCGATTCGTTTGTTGCGGGAGTATATCCGGGGAAAATACGAACCATATTCAATGACAAGGGAGATAAAATCGATGAAGTCACTCCGGGCCTCCCGGCGGAGATTATCGGGTTGTCGGGTATACCGGACGCGGGGGATCCCTTTCAGGTGACAGAGAATGAGAAAATCGCCAGAATGATCGGGACCAAACGGCAGGAACTCAAAAAACTCGAGGAAGCAAAGAATCTTTCGCGTGTAACACTCGACAATCTGTACGAAAAGTTCAAGGAAGGTGAAATAAAGGAATTAAAGGTCATTATTAAGGGAGATGTTCATGGATCGGTCGAGGCGTTGAAAACGGCCCTCGAGAAGCTTTCGACGCGGGAGATTAAACTCACGGTAATCAACGCGCTGGCCGGCGCCATCAATGAAAGCGATGTCAACCTCGCTGCGGCCTCGAACGCCATCGTTATCGGGTTCCATGTCCGTCCGTCGCCGGCGGCCACGATGATCGCGGAACGGGAAAAGGTCGAAATACGCAAATACAATGTGATTTATGATGCGATCGATGACATTAAAAAGGCCATGGAGGGATTGCTTTCTCCTGAAATCAGAGAGGAAGTCGTCGGCACCGCTGAGGTGCGAAAGGTATTCAAGGTACCGAAAATCGGAACGATCGCCGGATGTTATGTCCTGACAGGCCGGATCAAGCGCGGCGGATTCGTCCACCTGGTCAGGGACGGTATCGAGCTTTACCGGGGAAAGATATCCTCACTCAAACGGTTCAAGGACGACGCGAAAGAAGTGGAAACGGGTTTCGAGTGTGGAATCGGTATTGAAAATTATAATGATCTCAAGGAAGGCGATATTATCGAGAGTATCGAAGTGAAGGAGTTCGCGAAAACTCTGGAAGAGAGCGGTAAAGATGGGAGAAATAAGGCAAAAGAAAATAAGAAGTCTTCTCAGACAGAAGATAAGTGA
- the rbfA gene encoding 30S ribosome-binding factor RbfA — translation MGEIRQKKIRSLLRQKISEIILKNELRDPRITSFICVTDVTVSNDNQYAKVYISSYGGDVGCETIVKILNNAAGYIQGLLGKRIHLRYTPKLSFYEDNSIERGFRIIQKLKEISH, via the coding sequence ATGGGAGAAATAAGGCAAAAGAAAATAAGAAGTCTTCTCAGACAGAAGATAAGTGAAATAATTCTGAAGAACGAGTTGAGAGATCCGCGTATTACGTCGTTCATTTGTGTGACCGATGTGACCGTATCGAACGACAATCAATACGCGAAAGTGTATATATCAAGCTACGGCGGGGATGTGGGGTGCGAAACAATAGTGAAAATACTCAATAATGCCGCCGGTTATATTCAGGGGCTTCTCGGAAAACGAATCCATTTACGGTATACGCCGAAACTCAGTTTTTATGAGGACAACTCGATTGAACGGGGCTTCCGGATCATTCAGAAGCTGAAGGAAATCAGTCATTGA
- the truB gene encoding tRNA pseudouridine(55) synthase TruB, which translates to MNHSGTNGLVLLNKQPGISSFRSLGDIKNRLKTQKVGHTGTLDPFAGGLLLVLVGKYTRLAPLFSGLEKEYEACIEFGRRTDTLDPEGTVVEEGSVPGPAVVETAVSGFHGTIEQVPPLFSAVHYKGKRAYKRIREGERFELPSRKVSIDEIDILSYVPPFLTVRVRCSGGTYIRALARDIGEAAGTCAFVPALKRTGIGNFRLADAVIPSDFNPSTDVRGYGYFLPLIDTIKSIRIKDSCAAKVRNGSKIHDDFFEEPPREEGCYALCGKGDLHAIVEKKGNDCKYILVVGGSLT; encoded by the coding sequence TTGAATCACTCCGGTACAAACGGACTCGTTCTTCTCAACAAGCAGCCGGGAATAAGCTCGTTTCGTTCTCTTGGAGATATCAAGAACAGGCTGAAGACGCAAAAAGTCGGACATACGGGAACGCTCGATCCTTTTGCCGGGGGATTGCTGCTTGTCCTTGTCGGAAAATACACGAGACTCGCACCGCTTTTTTCGGGTCTCGAAAAAGAATATGAAGCCTGTATCGAGTTCGGGCGGAGGACGGATACACTCGATCCTGAAGGAACGGTTGTGGAGGAAGGCAGCGTACCGGGACCGGCTGTTGTTGAAACCGCCGTGTCAGGGTTCCATGGGACGATCGAACAGGTGCCCCCCCTCTTTTCAGCCGTGCACTATAAAGGGAAACGGGCCTACAAGAGAATCAGGGAGGGAGAGCGGTTCGAACTTCCGTCAAGGAAGGTCAGTATCGATGAGATCGATATTCTCTCATACGTTCCTCCTTTTCTCACCGTGAGGGTGAGGTGTTCCGGCGGTACCTATATCCGTGCCCTTGCCAGGGATATCGGAGAGGCGGCGGGAACATGTGCCTTTGTGCCGGCGTTGAAGCGGACCGGGATCGGTAATTTCAGGCTCGCCGACGCGGTTATTCCATCGGATTTTAATCCCTCGACCGACGTACGCGGCTACGGGTATTTTTTACCGCTGATCGATACAATAAAAAGTATCCGGATAAAGGATTCATGTGCGGCGAAGGTACGGAACGGTTCGAAAATCCATGACGATTTCTTCGAAGAGCCTCCCCGGGAAGAAGGGTGTTATGCCTTGTGCGGCAAAGGCGACCTGCATGCCATCGTCGAGAAAAAAGGAAACGACTGTAAATATATTCTCGTCGTCGGAGGAAGCCTGACGTGA
- a CDS encoding adenylyltransferase/cytidyltransferase family protein gives MNILIWDDFMQHGEDISGDIGMTIGVFDGIHLGHQKLIGEITETGETLVPVVVTFRENPLAILSPAAFDGNILSAEQKYEKLKLFAIQFVVMIDFSRNFSKMTGREFWLLLNQRLNVKRVVVGSDFRFGSGRAFTAESLPGLAGSTDIRVIEPVTCKGEPISSTRIRKCIRDGEFDDARRMLGDDYKLDMRTLRPVFRNDGTFEIERGTVKQIVPNDGKYKVVFDTDAGNTAGTVTIRGNDLGFATPEKSEYTRMISVRFIERVT, from the coding sequence GTGAATATCCTCATATGGGATGATTTTATGCAACACGGGGAGGATATCTCCGGCGATATCGGGATGACGATCGGGGTTTTTGACGGGATCCATCTCGGACATCAAAAACTGATAGGGGAAATAACAGAGACCGGCGAAACCCTCGTTCCCGTTGTCGTGACGTTCAGGGAGAATCCGCTTGCGATCCTCTCCCCGGCGGCGTTTGACGGGAACATTTTAAGCGCAGAGCAGAAATATGAAAAATTGAAATTATTTGCGATTCAATTCGTCGTAATGATTGACTTTTCCCGGAATTTCAGTAAAATGACGGGAAGGGAATTCTGGCTTTTGCTTAATCAACGGTTGAACGTCAAGCGGGTTGTTGTGGGAAGTGACTTCCGTTTCGGTTCGGGGCGGGCTTTTACCGCCGAATCCCTGCCGGGGCTGGCCGGGAGTACCGACATTCGGGTCATCGAACCCGTTACCTGTAAAGGAGAGCCGATAAGTTCAACACGAATCAGAAAATGCATCCGGGACGGGGAATTTGACGATGCCCGCAGAATGCTCGGAGATGATTACAAACTGGATATGAGGACCTTGCGTCCGGTTTTTAGAAACGACGGAACGTTTGAAATAGAACGGGGGACGGTAAAACAGATTGTTCCCAATGACGGAAAATACAAGGTTGTATTCGATACCGATGCCGGAAATACCGCCGGTACCGTCACTATAAGGGGGAACGATCTCGGGTTTGCAACCCCGGAAAAAAGCGAATATACACGGATGATATCCGTACGATTTATCGAAAGAGTTACATGA
- the rpsO gene encoding 30S ribosomal protein S15: MPLSSAMKEKIINQHGKNEKDTGSTVVQIALITQRIKDLTEHFKVNKKDHNSRRGLRQLIGKRRRLLNYLKKTNLDKYRETLALLKLRR, encoded by the coding sequence ATGCCTTTAAGCAGTGCCATGAAAGAGAAGATCATCAATCAGCATGGAAAAAACGAAAAGGACACCGGTTCAACGGTTGTTCAGATTGCGCTTATTACCCAGCGGATCAAGGATCTCACCGAACATTTCAAGGTGAACAAAAAAGATCATAATTCACGACGGGGGTTGAGACAGCTTATCGGGAAGAGACGACGGCTGCTCAATTACCTGAAAAAGACGAATCTGGACAAGTACAGAGAAACACTCGCGTTATTGAAGCTGAGAAGATAA
- the pnp gene encoding polyribonucleotide nucleotidyltransferase has translation MIQQVAIKLGAEELILETGRMAKQANGAVFASYGGTSCLATICVSERSDDCGYLPLSVEYNEKYYAAGKIPGGFIKREAKPHPKEILVSRLIDRPMRPLFPKNYRNDIQIIPTTVSADQINPPDVVAMVAAAAAVHISGVPFKGPVAAVRIAAVGDELIVNPTFEQMENCTLDIVVAGTESGITMVEGGSKEVSEELMIDAIEEAHRWIKLLCEKQKELAALIGREKTVMPEEEARLENGDEIRNEVYPALKEACFVKGKIERQAAIKKVYKETLERYKETIPDEKEKLLVELFETMESEIVRASIIKDGVRTDGRKSDEIRSITCEIDILKRTHGAALFTRGETQALVVSTLGTVYDEKILDDIDGDTRKTFMLHYNFPPFSVGETGRLMTGRREIGHGHLAERALKAVLPPKEEFPYTIRIVSEVLESNGSSSMATVCGGTLSLLNAGVPIKKSVAGIAMGLVKEGDGFVVLSDILGEEDHLGDMDFKVAGTEDGITAFQMDIKIESVDRKILEAALKQAKEGRLKILATMAETIKEPRTAISEYAPKIIIFRINPEKIGIVIGPGGKMIRTLSEKYDAQINIESDGEVTVYCKMQKEADDVKKEILALVEEPEVGKIYQGKVKRIMDFGAFIEFLPGKEGLCHISNLSHQRVRSVRDVLTEEQEIPVKLIEIDKLGRVSLSYIAAISDGDEPDSRKDQQRGHHRKPNNSRYDKRR, from the coding sequence ATGATACAACAAGTTGCAATTAAACTGGGAGCGGAAGAACTGATACTCGAAACGGGAAGGATGGCGAAACAGGCCAATGGCGCTGTTTTTGCTTCATACGGCGGAACATCCTGTCTCGCGACAATATGTGTTTCCGAACGGTCGGATGACTGCGGGTATCTGCCGCTTTCCGTCGAATATAATGAAAAATATTACGCCGCCGGTAAAATTCCGGGGGGGTTTATCAAACGGGAAGCCAAACCGCATCCAAAAGAAATTCTCGTAAGCCGCTTGATCGACAGGCCCATGAGGCCGCTTTTTCCTAAAAACTACAGAAACGATATACAGATCATCCCGACGACCGTCTCGGCCGACCAGATCAATCCGCCGGATGTCGTGGCGATGGTAGCGGCGGCCGCCGCCGTTCATATCTCCGGCGTACCGTTCAAAGGCCCCGTTGCCGCGGTACGGATAGCCGCGGTCGGTGACGAGCTGATTGTCAACCCGACCTTCGAGCAGATGGAAAACTGCACGCTCGATATCGTCGTCGCGGGGACGGAATCCGGAATCACGATGGTCGAAGGCGGTTCGAAGGAAGTGAGTGAAGAACTCATGATCGACGCGATCGAGGAAGCGCATCGGTGGATCAAACTCCTCTGTGAAAAACAGAAGGAACTCGCCGCTTTGATCGGCAGGGAAAAAACGGTGATGCCGGAAGAAGAGGCGCGGCTTGAGAACGGGGATGAAATACGGAACGAGGTATATCCCGCGTTAAAAGAGGCCTGTTTTGTAAAAGGAAAAATCGAACGGCAGGCCGCCATAAAAAAGGTTTACAAAGAGACACTTGAACGATACAAGGAGACCATTCCGGACGAGAAGGAAAAGCTTCTCGTCGAGCTGTTCGAAACCATGGAATCGGAGATCGTAAGGGCTTCGATTATCAAGGACGGAGTGCGGACGGACGGACGAAAATCCGACGAAATAAGGTCCATCACCTGTGAAATCGATATTCTCAAAAGGACGCACGGCGCAGCGCTGTTTACGAGGGGTGAAACCCAGGCTCTCGTCGTCTCGACGCTGGGAACCGTGTATGATGAAAAAATTCTCGACGATATCGACGGCGATACGAGGAAAACCTTCATGCTCCATTATAATTTTCCGCCGTTTTCCGTCGGGGAAACCGGCAGGCTTATGACCGGGAGAAGAGAGATCGGCCACGGCCACCTCGCCGAACGGGCGCTCAAGGCCGTTCTGCCGCCGAAAGAGGAATTCCCCTATACGATCAGAATCGTATCCGAGGTTCTCGAATCAAACGGTTCGTCTTCGATGGCCACCGTCTGCGGCGGAACGCTGAGTCTGTTGAATGCAGGTGTTCCCATCAAAAAGTCGGTTGCGGGAATCGCGATGGGACTCGTGAAGGAAGGAGATGGTTTTGTCGTTCTTTCAGATATTCTGGGTGAAGAGGATCATCTTGGCGATATGGATTTCAAGGTTGCGGGAACCGAAGACGGCATTACCGCATTCCAGATGGATATCAAGATCGAGAGTGTCGACAGAAAGATACTCGAAGCCGCGTTGAAACAGGCAAAAGAAGGGCGGCTCAAGATACTCGCGACTATGGCGGAAACAATAAAGGAACCGCGGACCGCCATTTCCGAGTATGCCCCGAAAATAATCATTTTCCGCATCAATCCGGAAAAGATCGGAATCGTTATCGGGCCGGGCGGTAAAATGATTCGAACACTAAGCGAGAAATACGACGCGCAGATCAATATCGAAAGCGACGGCGAGGTGACCGTCTACTGCAAAATGCAGAAAGAAGCGGATGACGTCAAGAAGGAGATTCTCGCGCTCGTCGAAGAGCCGGAAGTGGGCAAGATATATCAGGGCAAGGTAAAGCGGATTATGGATTTCGGCGCGTTTATCGAATTTCTGCCGGGCAAGGAAGGTCTCTGCCATATTTCGAATCTGTCGCATCAACGCGTCAGGTCGGTAAGGGATGTTCTTACAGAAGAGCAGGAAATACCGGTCAAACTCATCGAAATCGATAAACTCGGACGTGTCAGCCTGAGTTATATCGCGGCGATTTCAGACGGCGACGAACCGGACTCGAGAAAAGACCAGCAGCGGGGCCATCATCGTAAACCGAATAACTCACGCTACGATAAACGGAGATAG
- a CDS encoding insulinase family protein yields the protein MVLIRQLEGGTILLLEQVSTTETASIGFWFTHGSRDEKDNEHGYAHFLEHMLFKGTERRNAFTIAQEIDRVGGVLNGFTEKECSCYYCTIPGNHIRLAIDVLGDIVFHSVLSEAEIEKEKNVVINEIQISLDSPEEVAYEYFLKEMWGTHPLSLSITGTVPEVKSITRERLDAFYRERYTPSNLIIAVSGNFDIDDVTESIESVTANAGGGRFSAERIKPVRRPSWKSKWEKFKQVHLYAGTCDIACGEIKDYYTLLLFSTIFGESMSSRLYQMVREEEGLCYTIYSFRTIHSDSISWTMYANTRPLMIPQLIRSIDNVCCGFLSNHVSEDELKDAKNHLKGGLIIAREDMEGRMKRLFKLYLISDKILEFEDSIRMIESVGLKDIENVTRNILKADNFNLLAFGNIKNSKVKGERFTFS from the coding sequence TTGGTCCTGATACGACAACTGGAAGGGGGGACGATTCTTCTGCTGGAACAGGTGTCCACGACAGAAACGGCGTCGATCGGCTTCTGGTTTACTCATGGCTCGCGGGATGAAAAAGATAACGAGCACGGATATGCACATTTTCTCGAACACATGCTTTTCAAGGGAACCGAAAGGAGAAACGCTTTTACCATTGCCCAGGAGATCGACAGGGTCGGCGGGGTATTGAACGGATTTACCGAAAAGGAATGCAGCTGCTACTACTGCACGATCCCGGGCAATCACATCAGGCTGGCAATTGACGTACTCGGTGATATTGTCTTTCATTCCGTGCTGTCCGAAGCTGAAATCGAAAAAGAGAAGAATGTCGTCATCAATGAAATACAGATATCACTGGATAGTCCGGAAGAAGTCGCATACGAGTATTTCCTGAAAGAAATGTGGGGGACGCACCCGCTGTCATTGTCCATTACCGGGACCGTCCCCGAAGTAAAATCGATAACACGGGAGAGGCTCGATGCTTTTTACCGAGAGCGGTATACCCCTTCGAATTTGATCATCGCGGTTTCCGGTAATTTCGATATCGATGATGTCACGGAAAGTATCGAGTCCGTCACAGCGAACGCGGGAGGCGGGAGGTTCTCGGCAGAACGGATCAAACCGGTTCGCAGACCAAGCTGGAAAAGTAAATGGGAGAAGTTCAAACAGGTTCACCTTTATGCAGGGACATGCGATATTGCATGCGGTGAAATAAAGGATTACTACACGCTTCTTCTCTTTTCAACGATATTCGGTGAATCGATGAGTTCACGGCTTTATCAGATGGTACGCGAGGAAGAAGGACTGTGTTATACGATCTACTCATTCAGAACAATCCATTCGGATTCGATCAGCTGGACCATGTACGCGAACACGAGGCCCCTCATGATCCCGCAGCTCATCAGGTCAATCGATAACGTCTGTTGTGGTTTTTTATCCAATCACGTTTCCGAAGATGAACTTAAGGATGCTAAAAACCATCTCAAGGGCGGGCTTATAATCGCCAGGGAGGACATGGAAGGAAGGATGAAACGCCTTTTCAAGCTTTATCTGATAAGCGACAAGATTCTGGAGTTCGAAGATTCGATACGGATGATCGAAAGTGTCGGCCTTAAGGATATCGAAAATGTGACACGAAACATACTCAAAGCCGATAACTTCAATCTCCTTGCGTTCGGGAATATCAAAAACAGTAAAGTCAAAGGGGAACGATTCACCTTTTCATGA
- the dut gene encoding dUTP diphosphatase, giving the protein MKEIEVVCKVKDTMLPHYHSAGASGADIMAACDPEIVLSPGERTLVPTGLFLQIPEGFEAQIRPRSGLAFRQGLTVLNTPGTIDSDYRGEIKVILINLGREPVGIKKGDRIAQIVFMPVVRATFIPVREVGETERGEGGFGSTGI; this is encoded by the coding sequence ATGAAAGAAATTGAAGTTGTTTGTAAAGTCAAGGACACCATGCTGCCGCATTACCATTCCGCCGGGGCCTCCGGCGCGGATATTATGGCGGCCTGTGATCCAGAAATTGTCCTCTCGCCCGGTGAGCGAACCCTGGTCCCGACCGGACTCTTTCTTCAGATACCGGAAGGGTTTGAAGCCCAGATCCGTCCGCGATCCGGTCTAGCCTTTCGACAGGGGTTGACCGTTCTCAATACACCCGGGACGATCGACTCGGATTATCGCGGTGAGATCAAGGTAATCCTGATCAATCTGGGCAGGGAGCCTGTCGGTATCAAAAAAGGGGACAGAATCGCCCAGATCGTTTTTATGCCGGTCGTCCGGGCAACGTTTATTCCCGTACGGGAGGTTGGCGAAACTGAAAGGGGAGAGGGCGGATTCGGTTCGACCGGTATCTGA
- a CDS encoding LptF/LptG family permease, with translation MKRNYKHIYLYMLKEILASFSVAFLFFFFIFFVNYILLMAEKILSKHVPFLDVVVLLVCYLPQIISLSFPFSALVGALMAIGRFSSDNEILAFRASGVSLFRLFLPVIFISLIFTFVSFVFNDYFLPLGFIKSSEIYRTLFSRNPALELEPYTAKNYEDKVIITGNVKNNHIDDVIIIDRTDDNRKRIITAKDALLVQQKKQEGVISLELQDVFSHITDINDASEYEYAFARQMIYNILVANIITPPSLKLTPREMTSLDVWLSIVEKNEVLSRRKVEQKEKVIKLLYDLAQEVRYADERGRAAGDAYRQRENNLENVYNQLNQERAKKISDQDLRMYLLEFHKKFSHPFSCVIFIIFAFPVGLFARRSGKIVGFGIGVIMAGIYWGMLFVSYRTGYRVDFSPFLVIWAPNIIVFIAGIVMFILRFKR, from the coding sequence ATGAAAAGAAATTATAAGCACATATATCTGTATATGTTAAAGGAAATACTTGCCTCTTTTTCCGTCGCTTTCCTTTTCTTTTTTTTTATATTCTTTGTCAATTATATTCTGCTTATGGCGGAAAAAATACTCTCGAAACACGTGCCGTTTCTCGATGTCGTTGTTTTGCTCGTCTGCTATCTCCCCCAGATTATTTCACTTTCATTTCCCTTCAGCGCCCTGGTCGGCGCACTCATGGCGATCGGAAGATTTTCCTCGGATAATGAGATCCTCGCTTTCAGGGCCTCAGGTGTTTCTCTTTTCAGGTTGTTTCTTCCCGTTATCTTTATCAGCCTGATTTTTACGTTTGTCTCGTTTGTTTTCAACGATTATTTTCTTCCACTCGGTTTTATAAAGAGCAGTGAAATCTACCGGACGCTTTTTTCAAGAAATCCGGCTCTGGAACTCGAACCGTATACAGCGAAGAATTATGAGGACAAGGTCATCATAACGGGAAATGTGAAGAACAATCATATCGATGATGTCATCATCATCGACAGAACGGACGACAACAGGAAACGAATCATTACGGCAAAAGATGCGCTGCTTGTCCAGCAAAAAAAACAGGAAGGGGTTATTTCGCTTGAATTGCAGGACGTGTTCAGCCATATCACCGATATCAACGACGCCTCCGAATATGAATATGCCTTTGCCCGGCAGATGATTTACAATATTCTGGTCGCAAATATCATTACCCCCCCCTCTCTGAAACTCACGCCGCGGGAAATGACCTCCCTTGATGTCTGGCTTTCAATTGTCGAAAAAAATGAGGTCTTGAGCAGACGAAAAGTCGAACAGAAGGAGAAAGTGATCAAGCTTCTCTACGATCTCGCTCAGGAGGTTCGATATGCCGATGAGCGGGGCCGGGCCGCCGGTGACGCCTACCGCCAGCGGGAAAATAATCTCGAGAATGTGTATAATCAATTGAATCAGGAAAGGGCTAAAAAGATATCGGACCAGGATTTGCGTATGTATCTTCTGGAATTTCATAAAAAGTTTTCACATCCCTTTTCATGCGTCATTTTTATCATTTTCGCCTTTCCCGTCGGGCTCTTTGCAAGGAGAAGCGGTAAAATTGTCGGATTCGGGATCGGGGTTATCATGGCGGGCATTTATTGGGGAATGTTGTTCGTCAGCTACAGAACGGGCTACCGGGTTGATTTTTCACCCTTTCTGGTAATATGGGCGCCGAATATAATCGTATTTATCGCGGGTATCGTCATGTTCATACTGAGGTTCAAACGATGA